One window of the Zea mays cultivar B73 chromosome 3, Zm-B73-REFERENCE-NAM-5.0, whole genome shotgun sequence genome contains the following:
- the LOC100191258 gene encoding Polynucleotide 5'-hydroxyl-kinase NOL9-like translates to MNPSLREAERCYFFGDISSKRDPEAYLNCLFHSYDYFVGKYRCDENEMLPLIVNTPGWVKGAGFDMLVEMLRYICPTIVVQIRITIKNKNLPDGGFWLDGGQTGPMMINIDAAFHDASNRSLLIQKDSCGMRERRLVEYLKQCFPSNISLSTNKELAYALASLPPYQVPFSDVAIVHLHCKVPAGEIWHSLNATIVGLAVSNASEGTRSIPYCVGLGIIRGVDIQKGLLYLITPVPLQRLQCVDLLQQGLIEIPTALLQVRGCVSPYMSTNVLHKISERDLYAG, encoded by the exons ATGAACCCAAGCCTACGGGAAGCTGAAAG GTGCTACTTCTTTGGTGACATTTCATCGAAAAGAGATCCAGAAGCATATCTGAATTGTCTATTCCATTCGTATGACTACTTTGTTGGAAAATATCGATGCGATGAGAATGAAATGCTGCCACTAATTGTCAATACACCTGGATGGGTAAAAG GTGCTGGCTTTGATATGCTCGTAGAGATGCTAAGGTATATCTGCCCCACAATAGTTGTTCAGATACgcatcacaatcaagaacaaaaaTCTCCCTGATGGAGGGTTTTGGTTAGATGGTGGGCAAACAGGACCTATGATGATTAACATCGATGCTGCATTTCATGATGCCTCAAATAGATc GTTGTTAATTCAGAAAGATTCATGTGGAATGCGTGAACGCCGACTTGTAGAGTACTtgaaacaatgttttccaagcaaCATCTCTCTTTCAACTAATAAGGAGCTTGCTTATGCCCTAGCTTCACTTCCACCTTATCAAGTACCATTTTCAGATGTTGCAATTGTGCATCTTCATTGTAAG GTACCTGCTGGTGAGATATGGCATAGTCTGAATGCAACCATAGTTGGTTTGGCAGTTTCCAATGCATCTGAGGGAACCAGATCAATCCCTTACTGTGTTGGGCTTG GCATCATAAGGGGCGTCGATATTCAAAAAGGCCTGTTATATTTAATAACTCCTGTTCCTCTCCAGCGCCTGCAATGCGTTGATCTTTTGCAACAGGGTCTCATTGAGATACCTACTGCTCTTTTGCAG GTCCGCGGATGTGTGTCCCCCTACATGTCGACGAATGTGCTTCACAAGATATCAGAAAGGGATTTGTATGCTGGGTGA